A genomic region of Ferrimicrobium sp. contains the following coding sequences:
- a CDS encoding site-specific integrase, whose product MRRPPNVWELRIFVGRDPSGKVRHRYFTFVGPKRDAERELARQLLLLDEIPEPVSEGPSRSKWGKRTTFNDAIAAWKANGWDDLSPKTQLSYQQLWDSHIYNRIGERPIATTGIYEVEQYFRELSDHGLGESGIRQVRAILYRACKLAGKWSNGMIPNPVSGAERPKGHRREPVRAPSIEEVRAILATLAKGDDLRLYVFVRLAIATGMRRGEIAALRLNDINFVTGELRVDEGVVIGAGGISVKAPKTKVSVRKLSVDAETLALLAQLRDEQLDLATRSECVLGEDAFLFSFVPGGETPPYPDVFSKNFASFRARHEIAPDIHLHSFRHFAATVLDSVVSERQKQARMGWSTTHMARHYTDAVGEEDQRAAERIGEILR is encoded by the coding sequence TTGAGAAGGCCTCCCAACGTCTGGGAGCTAAGGATCTTCGTTGGCAGGGATCCCTCGGGTAAGGTCAGACATCGCTATTTCACCTTCGTTGGCCCAAAGCGAGATGCCGAACGTGAACTCGCTCGTCAGTTGCTCCTCTTAGATGAGATTCCAGAACCCGTCTCTGAGGGGCCTTCCAGATCGAAGTGGGGAAAGCGAACAACCTTTAACGATGCGATCGCAGCCTGGAAGGCAAACGGTTGGGATGATCTCTCACCCAAGACCCAACTGAGCTATCAACAACTCTGGGATAGCCACATCTACAATCGCATCGGCGAAAGACCCATTGCTACAACGGGTATCTACGAAGTCGAGCAGTACTTTCGTGAGCTCTCAGATCATGGGCTCGGAGAGTCTGGAATCAGACAGGTCAGGGCAATCCTGTATCGAGCCTGCAAGCTCGCTGGCAAGTGGTCCAATGGCATGATCCCCAACCCCGTCTCTGGAGCTGAACGTCCCAAGGGACATCGTCGTGAGCCAGTTCGTGCCCCGAGTATCGAAGAGGTGCGAGCGATTCTTGCAACGCTTGCCAAGGGAGATGATCTTCGGCTCTATGTCTTTGTCCGCCTAGCGATCGCGACCGGTATGCGACGGGGTGAGATCGCAGCACTCAGACTCAATGACATCAACTTTGTGACTGGGGAGCTCCGAGTCGATGAGGGAGTCGTCATTGGAGCTGGCGGGATCTCGGTCAAGGCTCCAAAGACAAAGGTTTCGGTAAGGAAACTCTCGGTCGATGCCGAAACCCTTGCACTCTTGGCACAACTGCGAGACGAACAGCTCGACCTTGCCACGCGATCGGAATGTGTACTAGGCGAGGATGCTTTCTTGTTCTCATTTGTACCAGGGGGTGAGACTCCACCCTATCCCGATGTGTTCTCGAAGAACTTTGCAAGTTTTAGGGCTCGTCACGAAATCGCTCCCGACATTCACCTGCACTCATTCCGTCACTTTGCTGCCACGGTCTTAGATTCCGTGGTAAGTGAGCGTCAGAAGCAAGCTCGCATGGGTTGGTCCACCACCCATATGGCTCGCCACTACACCGACGCAGTTGGCGAGGAGGACCAACGGGCCGCCGAGAGGATCGGGGAGATTCTGCGGTGA
- a CDS encoding glutamate synthase subunit beta, whose translation MAADPRGFLKFTRRNPVRRPVALRLRDWNEVYAEDDVAEQIVQAQRCMDCGIPFCHRGCPLGNLIPEWNELVGKDRWASAAERLHATNNFPEFTGRLCPAPCETACVLALNRDAVTIEYIEKSISEMAFAHGWVEPIRSAYPTGYKVAIVGSGPAGLAAAQQLVRAGHAVTVFERADRIGGLLRYGIPEFKMEKAILDRRLAQLTAEGIAFSPNTTVGHDLSFAQLRDEFDAVVLALGATRPRLIEVPGSEGVGILPAMDYLPHANRAVHDRSYEPPAVATDKRVVILGGGDTGADCLGTALRQGAKEVVQLEIMPRPSDSRPETAPWPTYPPLFRISSAHEEGGDRVFARETVRFELNASDQVTALITAEVAMSEDGKLQRVANSERRIEADLVLLAMGFLGPDLSMFDPEQRPALSERGTIQVDDCFATSLEGVFAAGDARRGQSLIVWAIAEGRSVAYHVDAYLMGNSDLGCPIAPDTAALTIM comes from the coding sequence ATGGCGGCTGACCCAAGAGGCTTTCTCAAATTCACCCGTCGCAATCCAGTGCGTCGTCCGGTAGCGCTTCGCCTGAGGGATTGGAACGAGGTCTACGCCGAGGATGACGTCGCTGAACAGATCGTGCAAGCCCAGCGGTGTATGGACTGTGGGATCCCATTCTGCCACCGAGGATGCCCCTTAGGGAACTTGATTCCTGAATGGAATGAACTGGTTGGCAAAGACCGATGGGCAAGTGCTGCTGAACGTTTGCATGCGACAAATAACTTCCCAGAGTTCACTGGACGTCTCTGCCCCGCTCCCTGCGAGACGGCCTGCGTTCTTGCCTTGAATCGAGACGCGGTCACCATTGAATATATCGAGAAGTCGATTAGCGAGATGGCGTTTGCTCACGGTTGGGTTGAACCGATTCGGTCGGCATACCCTACGGGTTACAAGGTAGCGATCGTTGGATCAGGACCCGCTGGATTGGCCGCAGCGCAGCAGCTCGTTCGTGCGGGACACGCAGTGACAGTCTTTGAACGCGCTGATCGGATCGGTGGGCTTCTGCGCTATGGGATACCGGAGTTCAAGATGGAGAAGGCGATCCTTGATCGTCGGCTGGCGCAGTTGACGGCGGAAGGTATTGCATTCTCCCCGAACACTACGGTCGGTCACGATCTCTCATTTGCGCAGTTGCGAGACGAGTTTGATGCCGTCGTTCTCGCGCTAGGGGCCACTCGCCCACGTCTCATTGAGGTACCAGGTAGTGAAGGGGTCGGTATTCTCCCTGCTATGGATTATCTGCCTCATGCGAATCGTGCAGTGCATGATCGTTCCTATGAACCTCCAGCCGTGGCGACAGACAAGCGGGTGGTAATTCTCGGGGGAGGTGATACCGGGGCCGACTGCCTGGGCACTGCACTACGGCAGGGAGCGAAAGAAGTTGTCCAGCTGGAGATCATGCCAAGACCCTCAGATAGCCGTCCAGAGACCGCGCCTTGGCCGACGTACCCGCCGCTCTTTCGGATCTCCTCTGCCCACGAAGAGGGTGGAGATCGCGTCTTTGCTCGAGAGACGGTTCGATTCGAACTCAACGCTTCGGATCAGGTGACGGCTCTCATCACTGCCGAAGTGGCAATGAGCGAAGACGGCAAACTTCAGCGAGTAGCTAATTCCGAGCGCCGTATTGAGGCGGACCTCGTACTGTTGGCGATGGGCTTTCTTGGACCAGACCTATCGATGTTTGATCCCGAACAACGGCCGGCTCTTTCGGAACGGGGAACCATCCAAGTCGATGACTGCTTTGCTACCTCTCTAGAGGGAGTCTTCGCTGCTGGAGATGCTCGTCGTGGACAATCACTGATTGTCTGGGCCATTGCTGAGGGGCGATCGGTGGCGTACCACGTCGATGCCTACCTGATGGGTAACAGTGACCTCGGTTGCCCGATCGCGCCGGATACGGCGGCATTGACTATCATGTAG